Proteins encoded in a region of the Paenibacillus sp. W2I17 genome:
- the gatA gene encoding Asp-tRNA(Asn)/Glu-tRNA(Gln) amidotransferase subunit GatA, whose product MSLFEQSLPELHNKLHTKELSVSDLVEQAYQNIGAHDDKVKAYLALDEEQARARARQLDDRLVSGEEKGLLFGLPVGIKDNIVTNGLRTTCGSQFLRNFDPVYDATVVEKLKAADTVTIGKLNMDEFAMGGSNENSSFSPVRNPWALDRVPGGSSGGSAAAVAAGEAYFTLGSDTGGSIRQPASYCGVVGLKPTYGLVSRFGLVAFASSLDQIGPLTKNVEDSAYVLQAIAGYDAKDSTSAKVEIPDYLSGLTGDVKGLRIAVPKEYIGEGVDPQVKETVLSALKVLEGLGATWEEVSLPHTEYAVATYYLLASSEASSNLARFDGVRYGVRADNPDNLLDLYHQSRSQGFGPEVKRRIMLGTYALSSGYYDAYYLKAQKVRTLIKQDFDNVFAKYDVIIGPTAPTTAFKLGSQVDDPLTMYLNDILTIPVNLAGVPAVSIPCGFSDGLPVGLQIIGKAFDETTVLRVAHAFEQNTEFHKQRPQL is encoded by the coding sequence GTGAGTTTATTTGAACAATCGTTGCCTGAGTTACATAACAAGCTGCATACCAAAGAGCTGTCGGTCAGCGATCTGGTGGAACAGGCGTATCAGAACATTGGCGCGCATGATGATAAAGTTAAGGCATATTTGGCACTGGATGAAGAACAAGCACGCGCTCGTGCACGTCAACTGGATGACCGTCTGGTTAGCGGCGAGGAGAAAGGTTTGCTCTTTGGTCTGCCTGTAGGTATTAAGGATAACATCGTTACGAATGGACTGCGCACGACGTGTGGCAGCCAATTCCTTCGTAATTTCGACCCGGTGTATGACGCGACAGTTGTCGAGAAATTGAAAGCTGCGGACACCGTAACTATTGGTAAACTCAACATGGACGAATTCGCCATGGGTGGCTCCAATGAAAATTCAAGTTTCTCCCCTGTACGTAATCCATGGGCACTCGATCGTGTTCCAGGAGGTTCCAGCGGTGGTTCTGCAGCAGCTGTGGCAGCGGGAGAAGCATATTTCACTCTTGGATCAGATACAGGTGGTTCTATCAGACAGCCTGCTTCGTATTGCGGTGTTGTTGGATTGAAGCCAACGTACGGACTTGTTTCCCGCTTTGGATTGGTAGCATTTGCATCTTCCCTGGATCAGATTGGACCTTTGACGAAAAATGTTGAAGATTCTGCTTATGTATTGCAAGCCATTGCTGGATATGACGCCAAAGATTCGACTTCTGCAAAAGTAGAGATCCCGGATTATTTGAGCGGACTGACAGGTGACGTCAAAGGGCTTCGCATTGCTGTTCCGAAGGAATACATCGGTGAAGGCGTCGATCCACAAGTGAAGGAAACAGTTTTGTCTGCATTGAAAGTTCTTGAAGGACTCGGGGCAACATGGGAAGAAGTATCCCTTCCGCATACCGAATATGCGGTGGCTACGTATTACCTGCTGGCTTCTTCAGAGGCTTCTTCCAACTTGGCTCGATTTGATGGTGTACGTTATGGCGTGCGTGCAGACAATCCGGATAACTTGCTGGATCTGTACCATCAGTCCCGCAGTCAAGGGTTTGGTCCGGAAGTGAAACGACGTATCATGCTTGGAACATATGCACTCAGCTCGGGTTACTATGATGCCTATTATCTGAAAGCACAGAAGGTACGTACATTGATCAAACAGGATTTCGACAATGTATTTGCCAAATATGATGTCATTATTGGACCAACTGCGCCAACTACGGCGTTCAAACTGGGTTCACAGGTGGATGATCCACTTACGATGTATCTGAACGATATTTTGACTATTCCGGTTAACCTTGCTGGTGTACCTGCTGTTAGCATTCCATGTGGATTCTCGGATGGATTGCCTGTTGGCCTGCAGATTATCGGTAAAGCCTTTGATGAAACAACCGTATTGCGTGTAGCGCATGCGTTTGAACAAAATACAGAATTCCACAAGCAGCGTCCGCAGCTGTAG
- the gatB gene encoding Asp-tRNA(Asn)/Glu-tRNA(Gln) amidotransferase subunit GatB encodes MSASKYETVVGLEVHVELHTNSKIFCGCSTAFGAPPNTHTCPVCLGHPGVLPVLNRQAVDYAMKAAMALNCTIADVSKFDRKNYFYPDSPKAYQISQFDQPIGENGWIDIEVNGETKRIGITRLHLEEDAGKLTHIDGGYASLVDFNRVGTPLVEIVSEPEISSPEEARAYLEKLRAIMQYCDVSDVKMEEGSLRCDANISLRPHGQEKLGTRAELKNMNSFRGVQRGLEYEQYRQAEILDDGGEVVQETRRWDEAQGKTLSMRGKEQAHDYRYFPDPDLVKLHIDEAWKERIKATIPELPDERKARYTADYGLPSYDAEVITSSKAIADLFEDSLKFTQDAKSVSNWIMGDLLGYLNTSNLEVTQVPLTGQGLGEMIGLLEKGTINSKIAKTVFKEMLESGKLPQQIVEEKGLVQISDEGAILAIVEQVVANNPQSVEDYKAGKQKAIGFLVGQVMKESKGKANPALANQLLADVLNR; translated from the coding sequence ATGTCCGCATCTAAATATGAAACGGTCGTTGGACTTGAAGTCCACGTGGAGTTGCATACCAACTCCAAAATATTCTGCGGCTGCTCCACAGCTTTTGGAGCTCCGCCGAATACGCATACCTGCCCAGTCTGTCTCGGACATCCGGGCGTACTGCCTGTCCTGAATCGTCAGGCGGTAGACTACGCCATGAAGGCAGCGATGGCCCTGAATTGTACGATTGCTGATGTCAGCAAGTTTGACCGTAAAAACTACTTTTACCCCGATTCACCAAAAGCTTATCAGATCTCGCAATTTGATCAACCGATCGGTGAGAACGGCTGGATTGATATCGAAGTGAATGGTGAAACGAAACGAATTGGCATCACACGTCTTCACTTGGAAGAAGATGCAGGGAAGCTTACACATATCGATGGCGGATACGCGTCTTTGGTGGACTTCAACCGTGTCGGTACTCCACTGGTGGAGATTGTATCCGAACCTGAGATTTCCTCTCCGGAAGAAGCACGTGCGTATCTTGAAAAATTGCGTGCAATCATGCAGTACTGTGATGTATCGGACGTGAAGATGGAAGAAGGTTCACTGCGTTGTGACGCCAACATCAGTTTGCGTCCACATGGACAGGAGAAGCTGGGAACAAGAGCTGAGCTGAAAAACATGAACTCCTTCCGTGGTGTGCAGCGTGGTCTCGAATATGAACAATATCGTCAGGCTGAAATTCTGGATGATGGCGGTGAAGTGGTTCAGGAGACGCGTCGCTGGGACGAAGCTCAAGGAAAAACACTGTCGATGCGTGGTAAGGAACAAGCGCATGACTACCGTTATTTCCCGGACCCGGATCTCGTGAAGCTGCATATTGATGAAGCCTGGAAAGAGCGCATCAAAGCTACCATACCTGAGCTCCCAGACGAACGTAAAGCTCGTTATACGGCTGATTACGGATTGCCTAGCTATGATGCAGAGGTTATTACTTCATCCAAGGCTATAGCTGATCTTTTCGAAGATAGCTTGAAATTCACTCAGGATGCCAAATCCGTATCCAACTGGATCATGGGCGACTTGCTGGGTTACCTGAATACGAGCAATCTTGAGGTGACTCAGGTCCCACTGACAGGTCAAGGTTTGGGTGAGATGATCGGACTGCTGGAGAAGGGCACCATTAACAGCAAAATCGCCAAAACGGTATTCAAGGAAATGCTGGAGAGCGGCAAGCTTCCACAGCAGATCGTTGAAGAGAAGGGTCTTGTGCAGATTAGTGATGAAGGTGCCATTCTTGCCATCGTTGAGCAGGTTGTAGCGAATAATCCTCAATCCGTGGAAGACTATAAAGCTGGTAAACAAAAAGCCATTGGCTTCCTTGTTGGTCAGGTTATGAAAGAAAGTAAAGGCAAGGCGAATCCCGCTCTAGCCAACCAACTGCTTGCAGATGTACTGAACCGCTAA
- a CDS encoding GNAT family N-acetyltransferase: protein MNIQPLSLSDLETLGQLWRLQHVAYRLEAEIIGFQEIPPLMDTMETLRDCGESFYGCIHDDGELIGAVAVAEEEENTLTITRMMVHPDHFRKGIAASLMTYVLEQHADLPRYIVSTGTLNQPAVNLYTKFGFNPVEVTQIAPGVELTTFHKNKL from the coding sequence ATGAACATTCAACCATTGTCACTGAGTGATCTGGAGACGTTGGGACAGTTATGGAGACTACAACATGTAGCTTATCGATTGGAAGCCGAAATCATCGGATTTCAGGAGATTCCTCCTTTGATGGATACGATGGAGACACTTCGGGATTGTGGAGAGAGTTTTTATGGTTGTATCCATGATGACGGAGAGCTTATCGGGGCTGTCGCTGTAGCGGAGGAAGAGGAGAATACACTGACCATTACACGAATGATGGTGCACCCGGATCACTTTCGTAAGGGAATTGCGGCATCTTTGATGACGTATGTGTTGGAACAGCATGCGGATCTTCCGCGTTATATCGTCTCCACAGGAACGTTGAATCAACCCGCAGTGAATCTGTACACCAAATTTGGTTTTAATCCCGTGGAGGTCACACAGATTGCACCTGGAGTGGAATTAACGACTTTTCACAAGAATAAACTTTAA
- a CDS encoding MgtC/SapB family protein, translating into MGDPWFIDEWHILLRLLLAMLLGGLVGLERERSNHAAGLRTHILVCLGSALIMMLSVYGFKDFANELNVRIDPARLATAVITGVGFLGAGTILFTGKSITGLTTAASIWVVAAIGLAAGAGFFFASIVSTVLVLLNLWVFNKLELRYLRGNKMHVVTLHTLSEPGFLEQLSSCMEQEKIKIRKITVNEQDLAYAEMISVERKIEIVLHVQVPHDFETVGLVSKLRQWEHVTKVSIE; encoded by the coding sequence TTGGGCGATCCCTGGTTCATTGATGAGTGGCACATTTTATTACGATTATTGCTGGCTATGCTGCTTGGAGGGCTCGTAGGCCTGGAGCGGGAACGGTCCAATCATGCTGCTGGTTTGCGTACCCATATCCTGGTATGTCTTGGCTCTGCACTGATTATGATGTTATCTGTTTATGGCTTTAAAGATTTTGCTAATGAATTAAACGTAAGGATCGATCCAGCGCGTCTGGCTACTGCTGTAATTACTGGTGTCGGATTCCTGGGAGCGGGGACAATTCTCTTCACGGGAAAATCCATTACCGGACTGACTACAGCAGCTTCAATCTGGGTTGTTGCAGCCATTGGGCTCGCAGCAGGTGCGGGATTCTTTTTTGCCTCTATCGTATCAACCGTTCTGGTATTGCTTAATCTCTGGGTCTTTAACAAATTAGAGCTGAGGTATCTACGAGGGAACAAGATGCATGTCGTTACACTTCATACCTTGTCAGAACCCGGTTTTCTCGAACAACTGTCTTCATGTATGGAGCAGGAGAAGATCAAAATTCGTAAAATTACCGTGAATGAACAAGACTTGGCATATGCAGAGATGATATCGGTTGAACGCAAAATTGAGATTGTGCTGCATGTCCAGGTACCGCATGATTTCGAAACAGTAGGGCTTGTATCTAAGTTAAGACAGTGGGAACACGTGACCAAGGTGTCGATCGAATAA
- a CDS encoding DUF4097 family beta strand repeat-containing protein: protein MNRKVRVGRYTAAALIIAVGVLLILDKRWGTDYVYEMVDWWPFLLVVLGVEYIVLFLWTRRKNKVQSDNPSNPDEQIKVRFRPDAKGILTSLILAASVFIVTEQDHYMHLWNRVSLNLGAASMDYSQAAGYMEDKGTIRVPVRMDTSDIVVEGVNGDISVQRGDTDEIEVRTVIWVDQTTEVQAKAVAAASFVEADGTKVIYIKATGKTYGDNEKTQPRMNLTITIPDDRRFNLDIRTSNGAILLNRPEAISTILAETGNGRIRITNAVGDISGKTLNGDVIVANAIGNVDLDSNRGDMKARGISGDVDLATQVGSISIADSVGEFIAETRNGNITLDGANLGIKAQSLNGSINIVSTKVGGDWDVYSAVGAINVLLPDRGDYSLAGSSSYGDLSTDLPFKVQNKTIEGQLGEGEYRVKIEGNSDLTIQSNPAVSTPETVTPDSEDTAENLEQTTEDGPNSQQDSTEVP from the coding sequence ATGAACCGTAAAGTCCGGGTTGGCCGCTATACGGCTGCCGCCTTAATCATAGCGGTCGGTGTGCTGTTGATTTTGGATAAACGGTGGGGAACTGACTATGTATATGAGATGGTGGACTGGTGGCCATTTTTGCTCGTTGTTTTAGGTGTTGAGTATATTGTGCTGTTCCTGTGGACACGCAGAAAAAACAAGGTGCAATCGGATAACCCGAGCAATCCTGATGAGCAAATCAAAGTACGTTTCAGACCCGATGCCAAAGGCATTCTAACCTCATTGATTTTGGCTGCTTCCGTATTTATCGTCACCGAGCAGGATCACTACATGCACTTATGGAATAGAGTGAGTCTAAATCTCGGAGCGGCATCCATGGACTACAGTCAAGCGGCAGGATATATGGAGGATAAGGGCACGATTCGTGTACCTGTTCGCATGGATACGTCGGATATTGTGGTCGAAGGTGTCAACGGAGATATCTCGGTACAACGCGGAGATACGGATGAGATTGAAGTACGGACGGTGATCTGGGTAGATCAGACGACGGAAGTACAGGCAAAGGCCGTTGCAGCAGCCTCTTTTGTAGAGGCCGATGGTACAAAAGTAATTTATATCAAAGCTACAGGCAAGACGTATGGAGACAATGAAAAAACGCAGCCACGGATGAATCTTACCATTACGATCCCGGATGATCGTCGTTTTAATCTGGATATTCGAACTTCCAATGGAGCCATATTATTAAACCGTCCGGAAGCCATTAGTACCATACTGGCCGAAACGGGTAATGGACGTATCCGGATTACCAATGCTGTTGGAGATATCTCCGGGAAAACGTTGAACGGGGATGTCATTGTAGCCAACGCCATAGGTAATGTCGATCTGGACAGTAACCGTGGAGATATGAAGGCTCGCGGTATTTCCGGCGATGTAGATCTTGCTACACAAGTGGGAAGTATCAGTATTGCGGACTCCGTTGGTGAATTCATCGCAGAGACACGCAACGGCAATATTACGCTGGATGGAGCCAATCTGGGAATCAAAGCCCAATCGCTTAATGGCAGCATTAACATCGTATCTACCAAAGTCGGAGGGGACTGGGATGTGTACAGTGCGGTGGGAGCCATTAACGTATTACTTCCTGATCGTGGAGACTACAGTCTTGCGGGTTCCAGCAGTTATGGAGATCTAAGTACGGATCTGCCGTTCAAAGTACAGAATAAAACCATAGAAGGCCAGCTCGGTGAGGGCGAGTACAGGGTGAAAATTGAAGGCAACAGTGATCTCACCATTCAGAGCAACCCGGCTGTATCTACGCCTGAAACAGTTACACCTGATTCTGAAGATACGGCTGAGAATCTGGAACAGACTACCGAGGACGGACCAAATTCCCAGCAGGATTCTACAGAGGTTCCTTGA
- the perR gene encoding peroxide-responsive transcriptional repressor PerR, translated as MATRVQHALEHLKTTGVRITPQRHAILNYLMESMGHPTADEIYRALEPQFPSMSVATVYNNLKMFLEAGMVRELTYGDNSSRFDANVTDHYHVICDQCGKIEDFSYPSLKSVELQAESSTGFEVHGHRLEVYGVCKSCRD; from the coding sequence ATGGCAACACGTGTCCAACATGCGTTGGAGCATCTGAAAACGACCGGTGTCCGTATTACACCCCAGCGTCATGCCATATTGAACTATCTGATGGAATCCATGGGGCATCCGACAGCCGATGAAATTTACCGAGCCCTTGAACCCCAATTTCCCAGTATGAGCGTGGCAACGGTATATAATAATTTGAAGATGTTTCTGGAAGCTGGCATGGTCCGGGAATTGACATACGGAGATAATTCAAGTCGCTTCGATGCCAATGTGACGGATCATTATCATGTTATCTGTGATCAATGCGGCAAGATTGAAGACTTCAGCTATCCTTCACTCAAAAGTGTAGAGCTTCAGGCGGAGTCTAGTACAGGATTCGAAGTACACGGTCACCGATTGGAAGTATATGGTGTTTGCAAAAGTTGCAGGGATTAA
- a CDS encoding glycosyl hydrolase family 18 protein gives MGRKSRYTRQKRRSFWPGFLGACLIAGGAYWLITNVWLNQTHEDPDWVGRSQPIFVDGQLMDGDALGTGDQLKLPVDVLQEAIDAGIRYESESGDIIIASPQRVLHMKDGSTQAELNHKDYPMTVKPEVKDGEAYIPLKPLKEVYGITVQEDSVTGAVLLMRGGDMIQYAEIDTLSSKADKTVPLYKRGGESSPIIADMEKDARLRVWQTGDKQSFVQLDNGYAGYVDNDYIVLTEKKKVDLPKYTLTAAEKKWQNKPVNLVWEAVYNRQPDVGSIGKMPGVNVVSPTWFHITDGQGTVKSKGNQAYVNWAHRSGMEVWGLMDNSFDPDVTKEAVASYETRTHIIEQMLEYAQTYQLDGINIDFENVYTDDGPNITQFVREIKAMARIHGLMLSIDVTPKSNSEMWSAFLDRRALGSFADYVIVMAYDEHWAASPKAGSVASLPWTEASMRRILEEDEVPSNKLIMAVPLYTRIWTEETNDQGEVKVSSKAVGMNTIVELIQEKKLKPELDQASGQNYVEYKEDGATKKIWIEDAVSLQARVDLIASLKLGGVAAWNRSFANASAWEVLKQAGYQK, from the coding sequence TTGGGTAGAAAAAGCAGATATACACGTCAGAAGCGACGTTCATTTTGGCCCGGTTTTCTCGGGGCTTGTCTGATCGCCGGGGGGGCTTACTGGCTTATAACAAATGTATGGTTGAACCAGACCCATGAAGACCCCGACTGGGTAGGAAGAAGCCAGCCTATTTTTGTAGATGGGCAACTGATGGATGGAGACGCTCTGGGTACAGGAGATCAACTCAAGTTGCCTGTAGATGTGCTGCAAGAAGCGATTGATGCAGGCATACGTTATGAATCAGAATCGGGAGATATCATTATTGCCTCTCCTCAAAGAGTCCTTCATATGAAAGATGGAAGCACCCAAGCAGAACTTAATCACAAAGATTATCCCATGACAGTTAAGCCTGAGGTTAAGGACGGAGAAGCCTATATTCCGCTCAAACCTTTGAAAGAAGTATATGGCATAACCGTACAGGAAGATTCAGTAACAGGTGCTGTGCTGCTGATGCGTGGAGGAGACATGATTCAGTATGCAGAGATTGATACATTATCATCCAAAGCGGACAAGACCGTGCCGTTATATAAACGTGGGGGAGAATCCTCACCAATCATTGCCGACATGGAAAAGGATGCAAGGTTACGTGTATGGCAGACGGGGGATAAACAGAGTTTTGTTCAACTCGATAATGGATATGCCGGATATGTAGATAATGATTATATTGTCCTCACTGAGAAAAAGAAGGTGGACTTGCCCAAGTATACGCTGACTGCAGCAGAGAAGAAGTGGCAGAATAAACCGGTAAATCTGGTTTGGGAAGCCGTGTACAATCGTCAGCCTGATGTGGGCTCTATCGGTAAAATGCCTGGTGTGAATGTGGTCAGCCCCACATGGTTTCATATTACGGATGGACAGGGCACTGTGAAAAGCAAGGGAAACCAAGCTTACGTGAACTGGGCTCACCGTTCGGGTATGGAAGTATGGGGACTCATGGATAACAGCTTTGACCCGGACGTTACAAAAGAAGCTGTAGCTTCTTACGAGACACGCACGCATATTATCGAGCAGATGTTAGAGTATGCACAGACGTATCAACTGGATGGTATCAACATCGACTTTGAGAACGTGTATACCGATGACGGGCCTAACATTACGCAATTTGTGCGCGAGATCAAGGCGATGGCACGTATACATGGTTTGATGTTATCAATCGATGTAACACCAAAATCGAACAGTGAGATGTGGTCTGCTTTTCTGGATCGCCGTGCATTAGGTTCTTTTGCAGACTATGTTATTGTGATGGCTTATGATGAACATTGGGCGGCCAGTCCCAAGGCAGGTTCGGTAGCATCTCTGCCTTGGACCGAGGCTTCCATGAGACGTATACTTGAGGAGGATGAAGTCCCTTCTAACAAGTTGATCATGGCGGTTCCACTCTATACCCGGATATGGACGGAAGAGACGAATGATCAGGGTGAGGTTAAAGTGTCTTCCAAAGCGGTGGGCATGAATACCATTGTGGAGCTGATCCAAGAGAAGAAACTCAAACCTGAACTGGATCAGGCAAGTGGACAGAACTATGTGGAATATAAGGAAGACGGAGCTACCAAGAAAATATGGATCGAAGATGCCGTGTCCCTTCAGGCACGTGTGGATTTGATTGCTTCGTTGAAGCTGGGCGGAGTAGCAGCATGGAATCGGAGTTTTGCTAATGCCTCTGCATGGGAGGTATTAAAGCAGGCTGGTTACCAGAAATAA